From Emcibacter nanhaiensis, one genomic window encodes:
- a CDS encoding efflux RND transporter permease subunit: protein MNWTEKSLKNPAVVAVIVAIIFLFGAFSISKLPVQLFPNIEYPQVSIWTPWRAASPTEVESEITEPLEDILQGIPGLEELNVYSNQGGAWANLQFGISTNMDKTLLDVISRLNRMPPLPADADQPVLNMGGGQDSDRLIYYFIQKLPGNSNDVEDYMQYVNDTIIPRIESLEGVARVDNETNMPEEEVQIIFDPFKAAQLNIQIPRVAQLAGQSRDVSGGTIEEGRKRYTLRFQGRYTPEYLSNMILDWRDGTPIRLGDIADIKVQRGTLTDVGIQNGNPALSLNIFKEPGANTLATIERVNALADELNETILKEKGLTMQKSFDPSVFIKRAIGLLSSNLLIGVAFAVGILWWFLRQTRATFIIATTIPVCLLATFIVLQLTGRSLNVISLAGLAFATGMVLDAAIVVMENICRLREKGLKDTDACQVGAQQVWGALLASTATTVAIFIPVLFLEDVEGQLFADLALTIAIAVSFSLVVAVTILPVANKHFMHGKMPEDRNKATWKRISAGIMKVTNTPRKRYGWIFGLIGLSLLSSWLMFPKMDYLPPVKRDAVDMFLQIPPGTSSDVLRNEITATIVERLDPYMKGEKQPALKNYYILTWNGGQGGTIGIRAKDQGMVKELEKVVKEEITAGLPDVQAFGGQGNLFGGFGGNGSIEINVQSSDEEVLAKASARVTELIREVMPEAMVRAQQSGEQTQPQLIITPNDRRIQEAGWSRNEVARVVQTLGSGLYVGEYFDGDKRMNIILKTAPGENGEDIAAIPLATTSGGIMQLGELANVEATVGPQFIKRTNGRRTMSIDVVPPKGMALQEALEIIREKVEPAAREALGEEGSIIYGGSANQLKQAVNSLGTNFLLAFGLLFLILAALFKSPKDAALVVISIPLATVGGVAAIRLLNLITFQPLDLLTMIGFIILLGLVVNNAILLVVQTRKAESEGSERSEAVQTALELRMRPILMSTLTSIVGMLPLLMFPGEGSAIYRGLAASIVGGMTVSTIFTLLLMPSLLQLGRSNLRPKIVVSNRTYAQEDDKMIGVGE from the coding sequence ATGAATTGGACAGAGAAAAGCCTGAAAAACCCGGCCGTCGTTGCCGTTATCGTGGCCATTATCTTTCTTTTCGGCGCCTTCAGCATCAGCAAACTGCCGGTCCAGCTGTTCCCCAATATCGAATACCCCCAGGTTTCCATCTGGACGCCCTGGCGGGCGGCCTCCCCCACCGAAGTGGAGTCTGAAATCACCGAGCCCCTTGAGGATATTCTCCAGGGCATTCCCGGGCTCGAGGAACTGAATGTCTATTCCAACCAGGGCGGCGCCTGGGCCAACCTTCAGTTCGGCATTTCCACCAATATGGACAAAACCCTGCTGGATGTTATCAGCCGGCTCAACCGCATGCCCCCCCTGCCCGCCGATGCGGACCAGCCCGTCCTGAACATGGGCGGCGGTCAGGACAGCGACCGGCTGATTTATTATTTCATCCAGAAACTGCCGGGTAACTCGAATGATGTCGAGGACTATATGCAGTATGTCAACGACACTATTATCCCGCGGATTGAATCGCTGGAAGGCGTGGCCAGGGTCGACAATGAAACCAATATGCCAGAGGAAGAGGTCCAGATCATTTTCGACCCCTTCAAGGCGGCGCAGCTGAATATCCAGATCCCCCGCGTGGCCCAGCTTGCCGGCCAGTCCCGTGATGTGTCCGGCGGCACCATCGAGGAAGGCCGCAAGCGCTATACCCTGAGGTTCCAGGGCCGCTATACACCGGAATATCTCAGCAACATGATCCTGGACTGGCGCGACGGCACCCCGATCCGCCTGGGCGATATCGCCGACATCAAGGTCCAGCGCGGCACACTGACCGACGTGGGCATCCAGAACGGCAACCCGGCCCTGTCGCTGAATATTTTCAAGGAGCCGGGTGCCAATACCCTGGCCACCATCGAGCGGGTCAATGCTCTGGCGGACGAACTGAATGAAACCATCCTGAAGGAAAAGGGCCTGACCATGCAGAAGTCCTTCGATCCTTCCGTTTTCATCAAACGGGCGATCGGACTGCTCAGCTCCAACCTTCTGATCGGTGTGGCTTTTGCCGTCGGCATCCTGTGGTGGTTCCTGCGCCAGACCCGGGCCACCTTCATTATCGCCACCACGATCCCGGTCTGCCTGCTCGCCACTTTCATCGTCCTGCAACTGACCGGCCGCAGCCTCAATGTGATTTCCCTGGCCGGTCTTGCCTTCGCCACCGGTATGGTGCTTGACGCCGCCATCGTGGTGATGGAAAACATCTGCCGTCTCCGGGAAAAGGGCCTCAAGGATACCGACGCCTGCCAGGTAGGCGCCCAGCAGGTCTGGGGCGCGCTGCTGGCTTCCACGGCGACAACCGTGGCGATCTTTATCCCGGTGCTGTTCCTCGAGGATGTTGAAGGACAGCTGTTTGCCGACCTGGCCCTGACCATTGCCATTGCCGTCAGCTTCTCGCTGGTGGTGGCGGTGACGATTCTGCCCGTCGCCAACAAGCACTTCATGCACGGCAAGATGCCGGAAGACCGCAACAAGGCCACCTGGAAGCGCATTTCCGCCGGCATCATGAAAGTCACCAATACGCCGAGAAAACGCTATGGCTGGATTTTCGGCCTGATCGGCCTGTCGCTCCTCAGCAGCTGGCTGATGTTCCCGAAAATGGACTATCTGCCGCCGGTGAAACGCGACGCCGTGGACATGTTCCTGCAGATTCCTCCCGGCACATCGTCCGACGTGTTGCGCAACGAAATCACCGCCACCATTGTCGAACGGCTTGATCCCTATATGAAAGGCGAAAAACAGCCGGCCCTCAAGAACTATTACATCCTGACCTGGAACGGCGGACAGGGCGGCACCATCGGCATCCGCGCCAAGGACCAAGGCATGGTTAAGGAACTGGAAAAAGTCGTCAAAGAGGAAATCACCGCCGGCCTGCCCGATGTCCAGGCCTTTGGCGGCCAGGGTAACCTGTTCGGCGGCTTTGGCGGCAACGGCAGCATCGAAATTAATGTCCAGTCTTCGGATGAAGAGGTTCTCGCGAAAGCGTCCGCCAGGGTCACGGAGTTGATCCGCGAGGTCATGCCCGAGGCCATGGTCCGGGCCCAGCAATCCGGCGAACAGACCCAGCCGCAGCTGATTATCACCCCTAACGACCGCCGCATCCAGGAAGCCGGCTGGAGCCGAAATGAAGTAGCCCGGGTGGTCCAGACCCTCGGCAGCGGCCTCTATGTTGGTGAATATTTCGACGGCGACAAACGGATGAACATCATCCTGAAAACCGCGCCCGGCGAAAATGGCGAAGATATTGCCGCCATTCCGCTGGCCACCACTAGCGGCGGCATCATGCAGCTTGGCGAACTGGCCAATGTGGAGGCCACTGTCGGCCCGCAGTTTATCAAACGCACCAACGGCCGCCGGACCATGAGCATCGACGTGGTGCCGCCCAAAGGCATGGCGCTGCAGGAAGCGCTGGAAATCATCAGGGAAAAAGTCGAGCCCGCCGCCCGGGAAGCCCTGGGTGAGGAAGGCAGCATCATTTACGGTGGTAGCGCCAACCAGCTCAAACAGGCCGTCAACAGCCTCGGCACCAACTTCCTGCTCGCTTTCGGCCTGCTGTTCCTGATCCTGGCCGCCCTGTTCAAGTCACCGAAAGACGCGGCGCTGGTGGTGATCTCCATCCCGCTGGCCACCGTTGGCGGCGTGGCTGCCATCCGGCTGCTGAACCTGATAACCTTCCAGCCGCTGGACCTGCTGACCATGATCGGTTTCATCATCCTGCTCGGCCTGGTGGTCAATAACGCCATCCTGCTGGTGGTACAGACCCGCAAGGCGGAAAGTGAAGGCTCAGAGCGTTCCGAAGCCGTGCAAACCGCCCTTGAACTGCGCATGCGGCCGATCCTGATGAGCACCCTGACCAGCATTGTCGGCATGCTGCCGCTGCTGATGTTCCCGGGTGAAGGCAGCGCCATTTACCGCGGCCTCGCCGCCAGCATTGTCGGCGGCATGACGGTCAGCACCATCTTTACCCTGTTGCTGATGCCGAGCCTGCTGCAGCTGGGCCGTAGCAACCTGCGCCCGAAGATTGTGGTCAGCAACCGGACTTACGCACAAGAAGACGATAAAATGATAGGAGTGGGAGAATGA
- a CDS encoding sensor histidine kinase — translation MKTKLRNIIQYKESIFWLLQVTGWIAFCAIRTLNGYAHGRDPEYFYATLFGTLGGFIITLGLRYIYQKLRQVSPPPVTMLLSVTTAVVIGSLIFSTVEVWTYVQTYEPDWNPRGWEFLSNALYDVFVLLTWTGLYFIINNQIELQEQREKYLQAMAQAHQAQLKMLRYQLNPHFLFNTLNAISTLVLDKQTKEANNMLSKLSAFLRFSLVSQPMQKMTVDEELYALWLYLDIEKVRFQDRLELDFEVSEQAKLAMIPSLLLQPLVENAIKYAIAPLEDGGRITLRATVEDDKLVIVLSDNGPGLAVHKEIPMTSSGVGIANTRNRLEQLYPDDHELTIGSNSPKGLKITIKIPYEVKEEKLPEVAE, via the coding sequence TTGAAGACTAAACTCAGGAATATCATCCAGTATAAGGAAAGCATTTTCTGGCTGTTGCAGGTCACCGGCTGGATTGCTTTCTGCGCCATCCGCACCCTGAACGGCTACGCCCACGGCCGGGATCCGGAATATTTCTATGCCACCCTGTTCGGCACCCTCGGCGGTTTTATCATCACCCTGGGGCTGCGCTATATTTACCAGAAACTGCGGCAGGTCTCGCCGCCGCCGGTGACCATGCTGCTGTCGGTGACCACCGCCGTGGTGATTGGTTCACTGATCTTTTCCACGGTCGAGGTCTGGACTTACGTGCAGACTTACGAGCCGGACTGGAACCCGCGCGGCTGGGAATTCCTGTCCAACGCGCTCTATGACGTATTCGTGCTGCTGACCTGGACCGGGCTTTATTTTATCATCAACAACCAGATCGAACTGCAGGAACAGCGGGAAAAATACCTGCAGGCCATGGCTCAGGCCCATCAGGCTCAGCTCAAGATGCTGCGCTATCAGCTGAACCCGCATTTCCTGTTCAACACCCTCAACGCCATCTCCACGCTGGTGCTGGACAAACAGACCAAGGAAGCCAACAATATGCTGTCCAAGCTCAGTGCCTTTTTGCGGTTCAGCCTGGTCAGCCAGCCCATGCAGAAAATGACGGTGGACGAGGAGCTCTATGCCCTGTGGCTCTATCTCGATATCGAGAAAGTGCGCTTCCAGGACCGGCTCGAGCTGGATTTCGAGGTCTCTGAACAGGCCAAGCTCGCCATGATCCCGAGCCTGCTGTTGCAGCCGCTGGTCGAGAACGCCATCAAATACGCCATCGCGCCGCTGGAAGACGGCGGCAGGATCACGCTCCGCGCCACGGTCGAGGATGACAAGCTGGTCATCGTGCTGTCCGACAACGGCCCGGGCCTCGCCGTGCACAAGGAAATTCCCATGACCTCCAGCGGCGTCGGCATTGCCAATACCCGTAACCGGCTGGAACAGCTTTATCCCGATGACCATGAACTGACCATCGGCTCCAATTCGCCCAAGGGGCTGAAAATAACCATAAAAATTCCCTACGAAGTCAAAGAGGAAAAATTGCCTGAGGTTGCAGAATGA
- a CDS encoding efflux RND transporter periplasmic adaptor subunit: protein MTLSAVLHNGINKFTRASGKAGLLLLLALPVAAPMGAQAQDMPKPRVVVEKVVSTEMAPTLTVPGSVISMHDSRLAAETSATVDWVAEVGTQVKQGDPVARLNTRLLTLDLTNREADIKSAEAQITFRQKEVARLATLLKRDNISEARYDEAVSALDVLKQQLEQAKAERDRTKYLLDKSVIRAPVPGWVVERFISVGEYVSAGSEVVRLVDTKETEITAQAPLALVKGLKAGMNITVTNGTERIATPIRAIIPVGDNVSRMVEIRLEIPENLWIIGSAVRVNLPKDLPRTVTAIPRDALIVRAGRNYVFRVNDEGKSENVAVNTGAVEDNLIEVQGNLKAGDRVIIRGGETLRAGQDVEVVSGSDLS from the coding sequence ATGACCCTTTCTGCGGTTCTCCATAATGGAATAAATAAATTTACCCGTGCGAGCGGAAAAGCCGGCCTGCTGTTGCTGCTGGCCCTGCCCGTCGCCGCGCCAATGGGCGCACAGGCCCAGGACATGCCGAAACCGCGGGTGGTCGTGGAGAAAGTGGTCAGCACCGAAATGGCGCCGACCCTGACGGTGCCGGGCAGCGTCATCAGCATGCATGATTCCCGCCTGGCGGCAGAAACCTCCGCCACGGTGGACTGGGTCGCGGAAGTGGGCACCCAGGTCAAACAGGGTGATCCCGTCGCCCGCCTGAACACCCGGCTGCTGACCCTTGACCTCACCAACCGGGAAGCGGATATCAAAAGCGCCGAAGCCCAGATCACCTTCCGGCAGAAGGAAGTCGCCCGCCTCGCAACCCTGCTGAAAAGGGACAATATATCCGAAGCCCGCTATGACGAAGCCGTCTCCGCCCTCGACGTGCTCAAGCAACAGCTGGAACAGGCCAAGGCGGAACGGGACCGGACCAAATACCTGCTGGACAAAAGCGTGATCCGGGCCCCGGTCCCGGGCTGGGTGGTCGAACGCTTTATCTCGGTCGGTGAATATGTCTCCGCCGGCAGCGAAGTGGTGCGCCTGGTCGACACCAAGGAGACGGAAATCACCGCCCAGGCTCCCCTCGCCCTGGTGAAAGGACTGAAAGCCGGCATGAATATCACCGTGACAAACGGGACCGAGCGCATCGCCACCCCGATCCGCGCCATCATCCCGGTTGGCGACAATGTCAGCCGCATGGTGGAAATCCGTCTGGAAATCCCTGAAAACTTGTGGATAATAGGGTCTGCCGTCAGGGTTAACCTGCCGAAGGATCTGCCCCGCACGGTCACGGCCATCCCGAGGGATGCCCTGATCGTCCGCGCCGGCCGCAATTATGTGTTCCGGGTCAATGATGAGGGCAAGTCGGAAAATGTCGCCGTCAATACCGGCGCCGTTGAAGACAATCTGATCGAGGTGCAGGGTAACCTGAAGGCCGGTGACAGGGTCATCATCCGTGGCGGTGAAACCCTGAGGGCAGGACAGGATGTGGAGGTGGTCTCCGGCAGCGACCTGTCCTGA
- a CDS encoding LytR/AlgR family response regulator transcription factor, with product MTKKIRTLLVDDEPLALRGLQIRLEEFDDIEIIGTCANGREAIKAIKTEKPDLVFLDIQMPGFDGFAVVKSLIREELPLIVFVTAYDNYAIQAFESHALDYLLKPVEEDRLAQSIQRVREQLQERLAIEQNARLVDLMRSMDEPPEELSEIINNTELSASSPFESHLSIKDRGQITRVDVSTIDWIDAAGDYMCLHAEGKTHILRETMKNMVKRLNPEIFQRVHRSTIINLNKVKELRPTSGGKYEIVLDGGAELQVSRNYRDVIARFL from the coding sequence ATGACAAAAAAGATAAGAACCCTGCTGGTAGACGACGAACCCCTGGCCCTGCGCGGGTTGCAGATCCGTCTCGAGGAATTCGACGATATAGAAATCATCGGCACCTGCGCCAACGGCCGCGAGGCCATCAAGGCCATTAAAACCGAAAAACCGGACCTGGTGTTCCTCGACATCCAGATGCCGGGCTTTGACGGTTTCGCCGTGGTCAAAAGCCTGATCCGCGAGGAACTGCCGCTGATTGTGTTTGTCACCGCCTATGACAATTACGCCATCCAGGCCTTTGAATCCCACGCGCTCGATTATTTGCTGAAACCGGTGGAGGAAGACCGGCTCGCGCAAAGTATCCAGCGGGTGCGCGAACAACTGCAGGAACGGCTCGCCATCGAGCAGAATGCGCGCCTGGTGGACCTGATGCGCTCTATGGACGAGCCGCCGGAAGAGCTCAGCGAAATCATCAACAATACCGAGCTCAGCGCCTCCTCCCCCTTTGAAAGCCACCTCAGCATCAAGGACCGGGGCCAGATCACCCGGGTGGATGTCAGCACCATCGACTGGATCGACGCCGCCGGCGACTATATGTGCCTGCATGCGGAGGGCAAGACCCATATCCTGCGCGAAACCATGAAGAATATGGTCAAGAGGCTCAACCCTGAGATATTCCAGCGGGTCCATCGCTCCACCATCATCAATCTCAACAAGGTCAAGGAACTGCGCCCGACCTCCGGCGGGAAATATGAGATCGTGCTCGACGGCGGCGCCGAGCTGCAGGTCAGCCGCAATTACCGGGATGTGATTGCACGGTTCCTCTAA